A single genomic interval of Tursiops truncatus isolate mTurTru1 chromosome 1, mTurTru1.mat.Y, whole genome shotgun sequence harbors:
- the CLK2 gene encoding dual specificity protein kinase CLK2 isoform X5, protein MPHPRRYHSSERGSRGSYHEHYRSRKHKRRRSRSWSSSSDRTRRRRREDSYHVRSRSSYDDRSSDRRAYDRRYCGSYRRNDYSRDRGEAYYDTDYRHSYEYHRENSSYRSQRSSRRKHRRRRRRSRTFSRSSSHSSRRAKSVEDDAEGHLIYHVGDWLQERYEIVSTLGEGTFGRVVQCVDHRRGGARVALKIIKNVEKYKEAARLEINVLEKINEKDPDNKNLCVQMFDWFDYHGHMCISFELLGLSTFDFLKDNNYLPYPIHQVRHMAFQLCQAVKFLHDNKLTHTDLKPENILFVNSDYELTYNLEKKRDERSVKSTAVRVVDFGSATFDHEHHSTIVSTRHYRAPEVILELGWSQPCDVWSIGCIIFEYYVGFTLFQTHDNREHLAMMERILGPIPSRMIRKTRKQKYFYRGRLDWDENTSAGRYVRENCKPLRRYLTSEAEEHHQLFDLIESMLEYEPAKRLTLGEALQHPFFARLRAEPPNAKLWDSSRDISR, encoded by the exons aTGCCTCATCCTCGAAGGTACCACTCTTCAGAGAGAGGCAGCCGGGGGAGTTACCACGAACACTATCGGAGCCGAAAGCATAAGAGACGAAGAAGCCGCTCCTGGTCAAGCAGCAGTGACCGGACACGGCGGCGCCGACGAGAAGACAGCTACCATGTCCGTTCCCGGAG CAGCTATGATGATCGTTCATCCGACCGGAGGGCGTATGACCGGCGATACTGTGGCAGCTACAGGCGCAACGACTACAGCCGGGATCGGGGAGAAGCCTACTATGACACAGACTACCGGCATTCCTACGAATATCATCGGGAGAACAGCAGTTACCGCAGCCAGCGCAGCAGCCGTAGGAAGCACAGACGGCGGAGGCGGCGCAGCCGGACATTCAGCCGCTCATCTTCG CACAGCAGCCGGAGAGCCAAGAGTGTAGAGGACGACGCTGAGGGCCACCTCATCTACCACGTCGGGGACTGGCTACAAGAGCGAT atgaaaTTGTAAGCACCTTGGGAGAGGGGACCTTCGGCCGAGTTGTACAATGTGTTGACCATCGCAG GGGCGGAGCTCGAGTTGCCCTGAAGATCattaaaaatgtggaaaagtaCAAGGAAGCAGCTCGACTTGAAATCAATGTGCTGGAGAAAATCAATGAGAAGGACCCTGACAACAAGAA CCTCTGTGTCCAGATGTTTGACTGGTTTGACTACCATGGCCACATGTGTATCTCCTTTGAGCTTCTGGGCCTTAGCACCTTCGATTTCCTCAAAGACAACAACTACCTGCCCTACCCCATCCACCAAGTGCGCCACATGGCCTTCCAGCTGTGCCAGGCCGTCAAGT TCCTCCATGATAACAAGCTGACACATACGGACCTCAAGCCTGAAAATATTCTGTTTGTGAATTCAGACTACGAACTCACCTACAACCTAGAGAAG AAGCGAGATGAGCGCAGTGTGAAGAGCACAGCTGTGCGGGTGGTAGACTTTGGCAGTGCCACCTTTGACCATGAACACCATAGTACCATTGTCTCCACCCGCCATTACCGAGCACCGGAGGTCATTCTCG AGTTGGGCTGGTCTCAGCCTTGTGATGTGTGGAGTATAGGCTGCATCATCTTCGAATACTATGTTGGCTTCACCCTCTTCCAA ACCCATGACAACAGAGAACATCTAGCCATGATGGAAAGGATCTTGGGTCCTATCCCTTCCCGGATGATCCGAAAGACAAG gaagcagaaatatttttatcGGGGTCGCCTGGATTGGGATGAGAACACATCAGCTGGGCGCTACGTTCGAGAAAACTGCAAACCACTTCGG CGGTATCTGACCTCAGAGGCAGAGGAACACCACCAGCTCTTCGATCTGATTGAAAGCATGCTAGAGTATGAACCTGCTAAGCGGCTGACCTTGGGCGAAGCCCTTCAACACCCTTTCTTCGCCCGCCTTCGGGCTGAGCCACCTAACGCCAAGTTGTGGGACTCCAGTCGGGATATCAGTCGGTGA
- the CLK2 gene encoding dual specificity protein kinase CLK2 isoform X6, with the protein MPHPRRYHSSERGSRGSYHEHYRSRKHKRRRSRSWSSSSDRTRRRRREDSYHVRSRSYDDRSSDRRAYDRRYCGSYRRNDYSRDRGEAYYDTDYRHSYEYHRENSSYRSQRSSRRKHRRRRRRSRTFSRSSSHSSRRAKSVEDDAEGHLIYHVGDWLQERYEIVSTLGEGTFGRVVQCVDHRRGGARVALKIIKNVEKYKEAARLEINVLEKINEKDPDNKNLCVQMFDWFDYHGHMCISFELLGLSTFDFLKDNNYLPYPIHQVRHMAFQLCQAVKFLHDNKLTHTDLKPENILFVNSDYELTYNLEKKRDERSVKSTAVRVVDFGSATFDHEHHSTIVSTRHYRAPEVILELGWSQPCDVWSIGCIIFEYYVGFTLFQTHDNREHLAMMERILGPIPSRMIRKTRKQKYFYRGRLDWDENTSAGRYVRENCKPLRRYLTSEAEEHHQLFDLIESMLEYEPAKRLTLGEALQHPFFARLRAEPPNAKLWDSSRDISR; encoded by the exons aTGCCTCATCCTCGAAGGTACCACTCTTCAGAGAGAGGCAGCCGGGGGAGTTACCACGAACACTATCGGAGCCGAAAGCATAAGAGACGAAGAAGCCGCTCCTGGTCAAGCAGCAGTGACCGGACACGGCGGCGCCGACGAGAAGACAGCTACCATGTCCGTTCCCGGAG CTATGATGATCGTTCATCCGACCGGAGGGCGTATGACCGGCGATACTGTGGCAGCTACAGGCGCAACGACTACAGCCGGGATCGGGGAGAAGCCTACTATGACACAGACTACCGGCATTCCTACGAATATCATCGGGAGAACAGCAGTTACCGCAGCCAGCGCAGCAGCCGTAGGAAGCACAGACGGCGGAGGCGGCGCAGCCGGACATTCAGCCGCTCATCTTCG CACAGCAGCCGGAGAGCCAAGAGTGTAGAGGACGACGCTGAGGGCCACCTCATCTACCACGTCGGGGACTGGCTACAAGAGCGAT atgaaaTTGTAAGCACCTTGGGAGAGGGGACCTTCGGCCGAGTTGTACAATGTGTTGACCATCGCAG GGGCGGAGCTCGAGTTGCCCTGAAGATCattaaaaatgtggaaaagtaCAAGGAAGCAGCTCGACTTGAAATCAATGTGCTGGAGAAAATCAATGAGAAGGACCCTGACAACAAGAA CCTCTGTGTCCAGATGTTTGACTGGTTTGACTACCATGGCCACATGTGTATCTCCTTTGAGCTTCTGGGCCTTAGCACCTTCGATTTCCTCAAAGACAACAACTACCTGCCCTACCCCATCCACCAAGTGCGCCACATGGCCTTCCAGCTGTGCCAGGCCGTCAAGT TCCTCCATGATAACAAGCTGACACATACGGACCTCAAGCCTGAAAATATTCTGTTTGTGAATTCAGACTACGAACTCACCTACAACCTAGAGAAG AAGCGAGATGAGCGCAGTGTGAAGAGCACAGCTGTGCGGGTGGTAGACTTTGGCAGTGCCACCTTTGACCATGAACACCATAGTACCATTGTCTCCACCCGCCATTACCGAGCACCGGAGGTCATTCTCG AGTTGGGCTGGTCTCAGCCTTGTGATGTGTGGAGTATAGGCTGCATCATCTTCGAATACTATGTTGGCTTCACCCTCTTCCAA ACCCATGACAACAGAGAACATCTAGCCATGATGGAAAGGATCTTGGGTCCTATCCCTTCCCGGATGATCCGAAAGACAAG gaagcagaaatatttttatcGGGGTCGCCTGGATTGGGATGAGAACACATCAGCTGGGCGCTACGTTCGAGAAAACTGCAAACCACTTCGG CGGTATCTGACCTCAGAGGCAGAGGAACACCACCAGCTCTTCGATCTGATTGAAAGCATGCTAGAGTATGAACCTGCTAAGCGGCTGACCTTGGGCGAAGCCCTTCAACACCCTTTCTTCGCCCGCCTTCGGGCTGAGCCACCTAACGCCAAGTTGTGGGACTCCAGTCGGGATATCAGTCGGTGA
- the CLK2 gene encoding dual specificity protein kinase CLK2 isoform X2 gives MPHPRRYHSSERGSRGSYHEHYRSRKHKRRRSRSWSSSSDRTRRRRREDSYHVRSRSSYDDRSSDRRAYDRRYCGSYRRNDYSRDRGEAYYDTDYRHSYEYHRENSSYRSQRSSRRKHRRRRRRSRTFSRSSSHSSRRAKSVEDDAEGHLIYHVGDWLQERYEIVSTLGEGTFGRVVQCVDHRRFQQKPLLPSYRGGARVALKIIKNVEKYKEAARLEINVLEKINEKDPDNKNLCVQMFDWFDYHGHMCISFELLGLSTFDFLKDNNYLPYPIHQVRHMAFQLCQAVKFLHDNKLTHTDLKPENILFVNSDYELTYNLEKKRDERSVKSTAVRVVDFGSATFDHEHHSTIVSTRHYRAPEVILELGWSQPCDVWSIGCIIFEYYVGFTLFQTHDNREHLAMMERILGPIPSRMIRKTRKQKYFYRGRLDWDENTSAGRYVRENCKPLRRYLTSEAEEHHQLFDLIESMLEYEPAKRLTLGEALQHPFFARLRAEPPNAKLWDSSRDISR, from the exons aTGCCTCATCCTCGAAGGTACCACTCTTCAGAGAGAGGCAGCCGGGGGAGTTACCACGAACACTATCGGAGCCGAAAGCATAAGAGACGAAGAAGCCGCTCCTGGTCAAGCAGCAGTGACCGGACACGGCGGCGCCGACGAGAAGACAGCTACCATGTCCGTTCCCGGAG CAGCTATGATGATCGTTCATCCGACCGGAGGGCGTATGACCGGCGATACTGTGGCAGCTACAGGCGCAACGACTACAGCCGGGATCGGGGAGAAGCCTACTATGACACAGACTACCGGCATTCCTACGAATATCATCGGGAGAACAGCAGTTACCGCAGCCAGCGCAGCAGCCGTAGGAAGCACAGACGGCGGAGGCGGCGCAGCCGGACATTCAGCCGCTCATCTTCG CACAGCAGCCGGAGAGCCAAGAGTGTAGAGGACGACGCTGAGGGCCACCTCATCTACCACGTCGGGGACTGGCTACAAGAGCGAT atgaaaTTGTAAGCACCTTGGGAGAGGGGACCTTCGGCCGAGTTGTACAATGTGTTGACCATCGCAG ATTCCAGCAAAAGCCTCTCCTGCCATCCTATAGGGGCGGAGCTCGAGTTGCCCTGAAGATCattaaaaatgtggaaaagtaCAAGGAAGCAGCTCGACTTGAAATCAATGTGCTGGAGAAAATCAATGAGAAGGACCCTGACAACAAGAA CCTCTGTGTCCAGATGTTTGACTGGTTTGACTACCATGGCCACATGTGTATCTCCTTTGAGCTTCTGGGCCTTAGCACCTTCGATTTCCTCAAAGACAACAACTACCTGCCCTACCCCATCCACCAAGTGCGCCACATGGCCTTCCAGCTGTGCCAGGCCGTCAAGT TCCTCCATGATAACAAGCTGACACATACGGACCTCAAGCCTGAAAATATTCTGTTTGTGAATTCAGACTACGAACTCACCTACAACCTAGAGAAG AAGCGAGATGAGCGCAGTGTGAAGAGCACAGCTGTGCGGGTGGTAGACTTTGGCAGTGCCACCTTTGACCATGAACACCATAGTACCATTGTCTCCACCCGCCATTACCGAGCACCGGAGGTCATTCTCG AGTTGGGCTGGTCTCAGCCTTGTGATGTGTGGAGTATAGGCTGCATCATCTTCGAATACTATGTTGGCTTCACCCTCTTCCAA ACCCATGACAACAGAGAACATCTAGCCATGATGGAAAGGATCTTGGGTCCTATCCCTTCCCGGATGATCCGAAAGACAAG gaagcagaaatatttttatcGGGGTCGCCTGGATTGGGATGAGAACACATCAGCTGGGCGCTACGTTCGAGAAAACTGCAAACCACTTCGG CGGTATCTGACCTCAGAGGCAGAGGAACACCACCAGCTCTTCGATCTGATTGAAAGCATGCTAGAGTATGAACCTGCTAAGCGGCTGACCTTGGGCGAAGCCCTTCAACACCCTTTCTTCGCCCGCCTTCGGGCTGAGCCACCTAACGCCAAGTTGTGGGACTCCAGTCGGGATATCAGTCGGTGA
- the CLK2 gene encoding dual specificity protein kinase CLK2 isoform X7, translated as MPHPRRYHSSERGSRGSYHEHYRSRKHKRRRSRSWSSSSDRTRRRRREDSYHVRSRSSYDDRSSDRRAYDRRYCGSYRRNDYSRDRGEAYYDTDYRHSYEYHRENSSYRSQRSSRRKHRRRRRRSRTFSRSSSQHSSRRAKSVEDDAEGHLIYHVGDWLQERYEIVSTLGEGTFGRVVQCVDHRRFQQKPLLPSYRGGARVALKIIKNVEKYKEAARLEINVLEKINEKDPDNKNLCVQMFDWFDYHGHMCISFELLGLSTFDFLKDNNYLPYPIHQVRHMAFQLCQAVKFLHDNKLTHTDLKPENILFVNSDYELTYNLEKKRDERSVKSTAVRVVDFGSATFDHEHHSTIVSTRHYRAPEVILELGWSQPCDVWSIGCIIFEYYVGFTLFQTHDNREHLAMMERILGPIPSRMIRKTRKQKYFYRGRLDWDENTSAGRYVRENCKPLRVRQKRINYL; from the exons aTGCCTCATCCTCGAAGGTACCACTCTTCAGAGAGAGGCAGCCGGGGGAGTTACCACGAACACTATCGGAGCCGAAAGCATAAGAGACGAAGAAGCCGCTCCTGGTCAAGCAGCAGTGACCGGACACGGCGGCGCCGACGAGAAGACAGCTACCATGTCCGTTCCCGGAG CAGCTATGATGATCGTTCATCCGACCGGAGGGCGTATGACCGGCGATACTGTGGCAGCTACAGGCGCAACGACTACAGCCGGGATCGGGGAGAAGCCTACTATGACACAGACTACCGGCATTCCTACGAATATCATCGGGAGAACAGCAGTTACCGCAGCCAGCGCAGCAGCCGTAGGAAGCACAGACGGCGGAGGCGGCGCAGCCGGACATTCAGCCGCTCATCTTCG CAGCACAGCAGCCGGAGAGCCAAGAGTGTAGAGGACGACGCTGAGGGCCACCTCATCTACCACGTCGGGGACTGGCTACAAGAGCGAT atgaaaTTGTAAGCACCTTGGGAGAGGGGACCTTCGGCCGAGTTGTACAATGTGTTGACCATCGCAG ATTCCAGCAAAAGCCTCTCCTGCCATCCTATAGGGGCGGAGCTCGAGTTGCCCTGAAGATCattaaaaatgtggaaaagtaCAAGGAAGCAGCTCGACTTGAAATCAATGTGCTGGAGAAAATCAATGAGAAGGACCCTGACAACAAGAA CCTCTGTGTCCAGATGTTTGACTGGTTTGACTACCATGGCCACATGTGTATCTCCTTTGAGCTTCTGGGCCTTAGCACCTTCGATTTCCTCAAAGACAACAACTACCTGCCCTACCCCATCCACCAAGTGCGCCACATGGCCTTCCAGCTGTGCCAGGCCGTCAAGT TCCTCCATGATAACAAGCTGACACATACGGACCTCAAGCCTGAAAATATTCTGTTTGTGAATTCAGACTACGAACTCACCTACAACCTAGAGAAG AAGCGAGATGAGCGCAGTGTGAAGAGCACAGCTGTGCGGGTGGTAGACTTTGGCAGTGCCACCTTTGACCATGAACACCATAGTACCATTGTCTCCACCCGCCATTACCGAGCACCGGAGGTCATTCTCG AGTTGGGCTGGTCTCAGCCTTGTGATGTGTGGAGTATAGGCTGCATCATCTTCGAATACTATGTTGGCTTCACCCTCTTCCAA ACCCATGACAACAGAGAACATCTAGCCATGATGGAAAGGATCTTGGGTCCTATCCCTTCCCGGATGATCCGAAAGACAAG gaagcagaaatatttttatcGGGGTCGCCTGGATTGGGATGAGAACACATCAGCTGGGCGCTACGTTCGAGAAAACTGCAAACCACTTCGG GTCaggcaaaaaagaataaactacctttGA
- the CLK2 gene encoding dual specificity protein kinase CLK2 isoform X1 gives MPHPRRYHSSERGSRGSYHEHYRSRKHKRRRSRSWSSSSDRTRRRRREDSYHVRSRSSYDDRSSDRRAYDRRYCGSYRRNDYSRDRGEAYYDTDYRHSYEYHRENSSYRSQRSSRRKHRRRRRRSRTFSRSSSQHSSRRAKSVEDDAEGHLIYHVGDWLQERYEIVSTLGEGTFGRVVQCVDHRRFQQKPLLPSYRGGARVALKIIKNVEKYKEAARLEINVLEKINEKDPDNKNLCVQMFDWFDYHGHMCISFELLGLSTFDFLKDNNYLPYPIHQVRHMAFQLCQAVKFLHDNKLTHTDLKPENILFVNSDYELTYNLEKKRDERSVKSTAVRVVDFGSATFDHEHHSTIVSTRHYRAPEVILELGWSQPCDVWSIGCIIFEYYVGFTLFQTHDNREHLAMMERILGPIPSRMIRKTRKQKYFYRGRLDWDENTSAGRYVRENCKPLRRYLTSEAEEHHQLFDLIESMLEYEPAKRLTLGEALQHPFFARLRAEPPNAKLWDSSRDISR, from the exons aTGCCTCATCCTCGAAGGTACCACTCTTCAGAGAGAGGCAGCCGGGGGAGTTACCACGAACACTATCGGAGCCGAAAGCATAAGAGACGAAGAAGCCGCTCCTGGTCAAGCAGCAGTGACCGGACACGGCGGCGCCGACGAGAAGACAGCTACCATGTCCGTTCCCGGAG CAGCTATGATGATCGTTCATCCGACCGGAGGGCGTATGACCGGCGATACTGTGGCAGCTACAGGCGCAACGACTACAGCCGGGATCGGGGAGAAGCCTACTATGACACAGACTACCGGCATTCCTACGAATATCATCGGGAGAACAGCAGTTACCGCAGCCAGCGCAGCAGCCGTAGGAAGCACAGACGGCGGAGGCGGCGCAGCCGGACATTCAGCCGCTCATCTTCG CAGCACAGCAGCCGGAGAGCCAAGAGTGTAGAGGACGACGCTGAGGGCCACCTCATCTACCACGTCGGGGACTGGCTACAAGAGCGAT atgaaaTTGTAAGCACCTTGGGAGAGGGGACCTTCGGCCGAGTTGTACAATGTGTTGACCATCGCAG ATTCCAGCAAAAGCCTCTCCTGCCATCCTATAGGGGCGGAGCTCGAGTTGCCCTGAAGATCattaaaaatgtggaaaagtaCAAGGAAGCAGCTCGACTTGAAATCAATGTGCTGGAGAAAATCAATGAGAAGGACCCTGACAACAAGAA CCTCTGTGTCCAGATGTTTGACTGGTTTGACTACCATGGCCACATGTGTATCTCCTTTGAGCTTCTGGGCCTTAGCACCTTCGATTTCCTCAAAGACAACAACTACCTGCCCTACCCCATCCACCAAGTGCGCCACATGGCCTTCCAGCTGTGCCAGGCCGTCAAGT TCCTCCATGATAACAAGCTGACACATACGGACCTCAAGCCTGAAAATATTCTGTTTGTGAATTCAGACTACGAACTCACCTACAACCTAGAGAAG AAGCGAGATGAGCGCAGTGTGAAGAGCACAGCTGTGCGGGTGGTAGACTTTGGCAGTGCCACCTTTGACCATGAACACCATAGTACCATTGTCTCCACCCGCCATTACCGAGCACCGGAGGTCATTCTCG AGTTGGGCTGGTCTCAGCCTTGTGATGTGTGGAGTATAGGCTGCATCATCTTCGAATACTATGTTGGCTTCACCCTCTTCCAA ACCCATGACAACAGAGAACATCTAGCCATGATGGAAAGGATCTTGGGTCCTATCCCTTCCCGGATGATCCGAAAGACAAG gaagcagaaatatttttatcGGGGTCGCCTGGATTGGGATGAGAACACATCAGCTGGGCGCTACGTTCGAGAAAACTGCAAACCACTTCGG CGGTATCTGACCTCAGAGGCAGAGGAACACCACCAGCTCTTCGATCTGATTGAAAGCATGCTAGAGTATGAACCTGCTAAGCGGCTGACCTTGGGCGAAGCCCTTCAACACCCTTTCTTCGCCCGCCTTCGGGCTGAGCCACCTAACGCCAAGTTGTGGGACTCCAGTCGGGATATCAGTCGGTGA
- the CLK2 gene encoding dual specificity protein kinase CLK2 isoform X4: MPHPRRYHSSERGSRGSYHEHYRSRKHKRRRSRSWSSSSDRTRRRRREDSYHVRSRSSYDDRSSDRRAYDRRYCGSYRRNDYSRDRGEAYYDTDYRHSYEYHRENSSYRSQRSSRRKHRRRRRRSRTFSRSSSQHSSRRAKSVEDDAEGHLIYHVGDWLQERYEIVSTLGEGTFGRVVQCVDHRRGGARVALKIIKNVEKYKEAARLEINVLEKINEKDPDNKNLCVQMFDWFDYHGHMCISFELLGLSTFDFLKDNNYLPYPIHQVRHMAFQLCQAVKFLHDNKLTHTDLKPENILFVNSDYELTYNLEKKRDERSVKSTAVRVVDFGSATFDHEHHSTIVSTRHYRAPEVILELGWSQPCDVWSIGCIIFEYYVGFTLFQTHDNREHLAMMERILGPIPSRMIRKTRKQKYFYRGRLDWDENTSAGRYVRENCKPLRRYLTSEAEEHHQLFDLIESMLEYEPAKRLTLGEALQHPFFARLRAEPPNAKLWDSSRDISR; the protein is encoded by the exons aTGCCTCATCCTCGAAGGTACCACTCTTCAGAGAGAGGCAGCCGGGGGAGTTACCACGAACACTATCGGAGCCGAAAGCATAAGAGACGAAGAAGCCGCTCCTGGTCAAGCAGCAGTGACCGGACACGGCGGCGCCGACGAGAAGACAGCTACCATGTCCGTTCCCGGAG CAGCTATGATGATCGTTCATCCGACCGGAGGGCGTATGACCGGCGATACTGTGGCAGCTACAGGCGCAACGACTACAGCCGGGATCGGGGAGAAGCCTACTATGACACAGACTACCGGCATTCCTACGAATATCATCGGGAGAACAGCAGTTACCGCAGCCAGCGCAGCAGCCGTAGGAAGCACAGACGGCGGAGGCGGCGCAGCCGGACATTCAGCCGCTCATCTTCG CAGCACAGCAGCCGGAGAGCCAAGAGTGTAGAGGACGACGCTGAGGGCCACCTCATCTACCACGTCGGGGACTGGCTACAAGAGCGAT atgaaaTTGTAAGCACCTTGGGAGAGGGGACCTTCGGCCGAGTTGTACAATGTGTTGACCATCGCAG GGGCGGAGCTCGAGTTGCCCTGAAGATCattaaaaatgtggaaaagtaCAAGGAAGCAGCTCGACTTGAAATCAATGTGCTGGAGAAAATCAATGAGAAGGACCCTGACAACAAGAA CCTCTGTGTCCAGATGTTTGACTGGTTTGACTACCATGGCCACATGTGTATCTCCTTTGAGCTTCTGGGCCTTAGCACCTTCGATTTCCTCAAAGACAACAACTACCTGCCCTACCCCATCCACCAAGTGCGCCACATGGCCTTCCAGCTGTGCCAGGCCGTCAAGT TCCTCCATGATAACAAGCTGACACATACGGACCTCAAGCCTGAAAATATTCTGTTTGTGAATTCAGACTACGAACTCACCTACAACCTAGAGAAG AAGCGAGATGAGCGCAGTGTGAAGAGCACAGCTGTGCGGGTGGTAGACTTTGGCAGTGCCACCTTTGACCATGAACACCATAGTACCATTGTCTCCACCCGCCATTACCGAGCACCGGAGGTCATTCTCG AGTTGGGCTGGTCTCAGCCTTGTGATGTGTGGAGTATAGGCTGCATCATCTTCGAATACTATGTTGGCTTCACCCTCTTCCAA ACCCATGACAACAGAGAACATCTAGCCATGATGGAAAGGATCTTGGGTCCTATCCCTTCCCGGATGATCCGAAAGACAAG gaagcagaaatatttttatcGGGGTCGCCTGGATTGGGATGAGAACACATCAGCTGGGCGCTACGTTCGAGAAAACTGCAAACCACTTCGG CGGTATCTGACCTCAGAGGCAGAGGAACACCACCAGCTCTTCGATCTGATTGAAAGCATGCTAGAGTATGAACCTGCTAAGCGGCTGACCTTGGGCGAAGCCCTTCAACACCCTTTCTTCGCCCGCCTTCGGGCTGAGCCACCTAACGCCAAGTTGTGGGACTCCAGTCGGGATATCAGTCGGTGA
- the CLK2 gene encoding dual specificity protein kinase CLK2 isoform X3 — translation MPHPRRYHSSERGSRGSYHEHYRSRKHKRRRSRSWSSSSDRTRRRRREDSYHVRSRSYDDRSSDRRAYDRRYCGSYRRNDYSRDRGEAYYDTDYRHSYEYHRENSSYRSQRSSRRKHRRRRRRSRTFSRSSSQHSSRRAKSVEDDAEGHLIYHVGDWLQERYEIVSTLGEGTFGRVVQCVDHRRFQQKPLLPSYRGGARVALKIIKNVEKYKEAARLEINVLEKINEKDPDNKNLCVQMFDWFDYHGHMCISFELLGLSTFDFLKDNNYLPYPIHQVRHMAFQLCQAVKFLHDNKLTHTDLKPENILFVNSDYELTYNLEKKRDERSVKSTAVRVVDFGSATFDHEHHSTIVSTRHYRAPEVILELGWSQPCDVWSIGCIIFEYYVGFTLFQTHDNREHLAMMERILGPIPSRMIRKTRKQKYFYRGRLDWDENTSAGRYVRENCKPLRRYLTSEAEEHHQLFDLIESMLEYEPAKRLTLGEALQHPFFARLRAEPPNAKLWDSSRDISR, via the exons aTGCCTCATCCTCGAAGGTACCACTCTTCAGAGAGAGGCAGCCGGGGGAGTTACCACGAACACTATCGGAGCCGAAAGCATAAGAGACGAAGAAGCCGCTCCTGGTCAAGCAGCAGTGACCGGACACGGCGGCGCCGACGAGAAGACAGCTACCATGTCCGTTCCCGGAG CTATGATGATCGTTCATCCGACCGGAGGGCGTATGACCGGCGATACTGTGGCAGCTACAGGCGCAACGACTACAGCCGGGATCGGGGAGAAGCCTACTATGACACAGACTACCGGCATTCCTACGAATATCATCGGGAGAACAGCAGTTACCGCAGCCAGCGCAGCAGCCGTAGGAAGCACAGACGGCGGAGGCGGCGCAGCCGGACATTCAGCCGCTCATCTTCG CAGCACAGCAGCCGGAGAGCCAAGAGTGTAGAGGACGACGCTGAGGGCCACCTCATCTACCACGTCGGGGACTGGCTACAAGAGCGAT atgaaaTTGTAAGCACCTTGGGAGAGGGGACCTTCGGCCGAGTTGTACAATGTGTTGACCATCGCAG ATTCCAGCAAAAGCCTCTCCTGCCATCCTATAGGGGCGGAGCTCGAGTTGCCCTGAAGATCattaaaaatgtggaaaagtaCAAGGAAGCAGCTCGACTTGAAATCAATGTGCTGGAGAAAATCAATGAGAAGGACCCTGACAACAAGAA CCTCTGTGTCCAGATGTTTGACTGGTTTGACTACCATGGCCACATGTGTATCTCCTTTGAGCTTCTGGGCCTTAGCACCTTCGATTTCCTCAAAGACAACAACTACCTGCCCTACCCCATCCACCAAGTGCGCCACATGGCCTTCCAGCTGTGCCAGGCCGTCAAGT TCCTCCATGATAACAAGCTGACACATACGGACCTCAAGCCTGAAAATATTCTGTTTGTGAATTCAGACTACGAACTCACCTACAACCTAGAGAAG AAGCGAGATGAGCGCAGTGTGAAGAGCACAGCTGTGCGGGTGGTAGACTTTGGCAGTGCCACCTTTGACCATGAACACCATAGTACCATTGTCTCCACCCGCCATTACCGAGCACCGGAGGTCATTCTCG AGTTGGGCTGGTCTCAGCCTTGTGATGTGTGGAGTATAGGCTGCATCATCTTCGAATACTATGTTGGCTTCACCCTCTTCCAA ACCCATGACAACAGAGAACATCTAGCCATGATGGAAAGGATCTTGGGTCCTATCCCTTCCCGGATGATCCGAAAGACAAG gaagcagaaatatttttatcGGGGTCGCCTGGATTGGGATGAGAACACATCAGCTGGGCGCTACGTTCGAGAAAACTGCAAACCACTTCGG CGGTATCTGACCTCAGAGGCAGAGGAACACCACCAGCTCTTCGATCTGATTGAAAGCATGCTAGAGTATGAACCTGCTAAGCGGCTGACCTTGGGCGAAGCCCTTCAACACCCTTTCTTCGCCCGCCTTCGGGCTGAGCCACCTAACGCCAAGTTGTGGGACTCCAGTCGGGATATCAGTCGGTGA